From the Methanobacterium sp. CWC-01 genome, the window AAGTGATCAGAGCGTATCACCCTGACACTGATGACTGTAATGAGTTTATGGCTTTTGGAACTGATGGGGAGTTCATAGTTGTAGGGGAGAGGCCGGGGTATCCTGGGAATACTGCTAACTCAGATTATCCTGATGGATCAGGTATCTGGAAGATCCCTATAGCTACCTTCACTGACACCGGTACATGGGTTAGAACCTGGGAGGATCCTAATTTATGGTCTCATCAGAATGTGCTGAAGTTAGGTAACACATGGTATCTCCTGATAGATAATGGGGAAGGTTATTGTGATTGGAGGGTGGTGAAGAGCACTGACTTGATTAATTGGACAACTGAATTGGATTTAGGTGAATATGCCAGTTATTCATTTAATGAGAGCTGTTTGATTAAGGCAGGGGAGGGGATGGTATTGTTAGCCCCCCACATGGATGATCAGTTCCATTTATTCCGGTATAATGGCTCCTGGACTAATGTTGACCTTGATATTGATATCCCCTCTGACATTAACTTTATAGAGGGGGTATATGACCATTACAGGGATAAAATAGTGTTTGTAGTGGGGAACTGGGACTCTAAAGTTTGCAGCATATATGAATGTAATGTTGACGGTACCGGTTTAAGAGCCCTATTCACTAATCAACCCGGCCTTTTGAACATGGTACCCTCCCTTTTGGGGAGCAGCGTTATTTATCTGAGTGATAATGGTAGGAAGGTCAATATCCCCCTCCCATTTTGTTACACCACTAGCAGCAATGCAGAAGTTCAAGTATTATCTTTTGTAAGGAATGTTAAAACCAGCTCTCGCATTATCCCTAAATTAAGGAAGAGGACAATAGGATGGGAATAATTTAGTGAAGGACGGAAATTCACATCATCATGAAAAACCCAGCAATCAAACCAAACTACAATAAACAGAGGAGGAGATAGAAAAAAAGATAATAAAAAAGAATTTTGTTTTTACTCAGATTCTCCTAACAAATAATCAATCTTTTTAATTAAATTCTCAGACATTAAATGCACACGTTGGGTTGTAGCATGTTTTAAAGTTCCTTTGTCTGCTTTTAATATAGCTTTATCTATATCTGAAAGGTCATCTGCGTACAGAAACTGATCTACCCAATATCAGAAATTCGTTAGGATCCGATATTTCTTTTATATATTTTACTTTCATTCCAAAATCACTCCATTTTTGTTCTTATTAAAATTGTTATAGTTATTATTCTACTTTAAATTTTTTGGAGGAGGATTAATTTGAGAATTGATAAAAACAACATCACAGACGCAGAAACCCGTATAAGGAACTTCATAAAAGAGAACAATAGGGAACCCAACACTGTAAGACTAAGGGACATGGACACCAATAAGGATGTGAACATTCCCATCCGGCAGGTGAACGGCCTCTTCTTCAACATATACACATTCTGGCTCAAACAGGGTCGGTACCCGAACTATGCTACATTGAACATTGAGAAGAGTGAACCTACAATTCAGAACTTTCAGGACAACGCCTATAATTGTTGTCCAACCAGTCTTTCCATGGCCTCAACGAAGTTATTCAAACCCGTCACCGAGGCAGAGGCCGCCAGGGTCCTTGGCACTACTCGGAACGGGACCAGTCCAGCCAATCTCATCGCGAATGCCCCTAAGTTGGGGTTCCGCGTAGTGGCTATGAACCGGGCTCCCGCTAATGTAGCAGCTGCACTCGGGGAGTATAAAGCTGTGTTGTGCCACTACCAAACCGGCCCAGCCGATTGCAGCGGATTCATCAATGATTACGGCCACTACTGCCTAATCAAAAGTGTAAGTAGTGGTAAGTATACTATCCTTGACCCTACCAAAGGACAATACCAATGCAGCACTGGGGTGATGGACCAGGCCACCAATGGCCGTGATTTAAAATACTATGCTGTCTCAGTAATCTAAAAATTGTTTTTTCCTGGTTCTTTTTTTCCTCATAGAAAGAACACATAATCCCCTATCATGAATTAAATATTCGTGGTGGGGGGGTCTTTTTCATTCTTAGAAAATAAAGGATATAGGTGAGGGGGTGTGAGGGTATAAATGATCGGATAGGATGAGCACCCCCTCAAGGAAAAATATCTATTTAGCATCACCTTAAATCCTTCCCTTCCCCTGGATTTCGAAAACTATTTAAAACGAGAATAAATTTAGGGATGGAAAGGGGATGGACAACCTCTCCACAAAGTAAAAGTAGGGTATAGTAGATGTCTGGTCATGTGGAGAAAAATTAGCCACCCCTCTCGACATGATATACATTACATGTTGCAGTATTTAAACTGATCCAGAAAATATTAACCCAATGAAAAGAAATTATACACCCTGTACTACACTGAAGTACAAACCAATTGCTCCAACAGAAAGTCTACATACTCTTGGCTCATTACTCAATTGCGCTTAGGAGTAAGGATAGAGTATGGACTTCATAAAGGTAATGCCAAAATCTATATATATTGGGATCCATAAGGTATTATGTCAATCAAAGACAAGCGTTTTTTTAGAATTCAAAGGTACAGCACACACTGAGGGGAGTGGAATGAATGATACTTCATGAGAGTATTGTCGTTGCTCAACTAAATGATGATATTACTATATTGGGAGATGAACATGGACAATCACTCCCTAATGAAGTTATTAATGTATTAAAATACATCTGCAAAAATTTCGCTAGTTATATCCTAGTTGACAATGCATTTATCCAATTTCTTTACAGAGAGCTGCGCAAAATTAGGGTAGAATACGGTCGGCGAAATTTAGAAAGACAGATTGAAGATATATCCCCTCTTTTTAGAGAAGACCCGGAGTTAACTGTTTTCTCAGTGCTTGATGGTGAAGACCTCTATGACCTGGAATAGGGGAGAGGTGTGGTGCGTAAACCTTACACCTTCAGCTGGAAGAGAAATGTATGACCCTCATCCAGCGGTTGTCGTTAGTGCTGATGCGTTTAATCTCTTTGCTTATAGAATAATTGTACCAATTACTACTTGGAAACAAGAATTCAAGGGTAAATCTTTCTTTGTTAAGATAAATGCCAATAGCAGAAATGGCCTTGATCATGGTTCCGCAGCTAATGTTCTTCAAGTAAGATCAGTTGATGCCAGTGAAAGGTTTATAAATAGATTAGGAACCTTAACAGATCCTCAAATGGATAAAATAGAAGAAGCACTTTGCATTATAATGGACTTACCATTTAATCCTTAATTCTTGCCTGGGGGATTTTTTAATGAATGATGAGGAAATCAGGATAAATATCCTTGAAACTCTTTATGATTACAGGAAGGAACATAGCAATTTTATGCCACCTGGTTTGCTTAAAATGGTAATAAATGTGAAGGACTACGAATTAGAATTGAATGTGGAAGCCTTGAGAAAAGGAGAATATGTGCAAGCTTCACCAAGAATGGGGGAGTTACCAGACCTTAAAATTACAAGTAAAGGTGTTGATCTACTTAAAAATGGAGGCCAATTTAACTCAGAAAATCTTATAAACATTGCCCCTAATAGTCCAGGAGCAATACAAGGTTTCAATGTATCAATTACTGCTTCTCATAGTTTCAACCAAGTTTATAAAGTAATCAATCAAAAAAATCCTTCTGATAAGGATACAATTCTTGAATTAGTTGAATCCATTGAAAATGAGCTTAAAAAAGATTCTCTTAATAAACCAAAAATAAAAGCAATATATGATTGGATTCAACAAAATTATCAGTGGCTTATCCCCACATTAGCTCCAATAATGGTGAAGATATTGCTAAACAAATAAGTTACTCATCTTTTTGAGCAAAAAAATAGATTTACTTCTATTCTTTAACACCCTGTCCTATATGGATGGGTTCTTTTTCACCCACTGCTTTTTTCTCTTTTGTTGTGGTGTGGAGGTATGCATCAAGATATGACTGTGAGGGTTCTTTTTTTACTAGTTCGTTGATGTTGCGGTCTATCCTGTGGACGTTTTGCATGATCCTGGGCCAGTAGCTGATGAGTTTCCAGTCTTCATCTCTGTCCAGGTGTAAATCAATCAGAGTGATAGTGTCTATGCGTCCATTATAGACAGATATACCCGGCTGAATTCCTCCCGGGTGAATACGATAACTTCTTCGTGTTCATTGAACATTTCAGGGCTTGTTATCTTGGCGTGTCGTCCTTGGGGTGTTCCTTCACTAAACCTCATAAAAATTTACCTCCTGGGAATATAGATCCCTGTGGCATGTTATCTGAGATTTGTCCAAGAGCACATGATAAGTAAAAAAAAATTAATCTACAATCTTTTCCAAAACTATTATCTGACACCCTGCACAAACTTATCATTCACCCGAGGATATTGTGAAGTACAAATCTGCATAGCTTTAAATATCCTGCATCAGAAAAATAAAGACACGACCATCAATTTTAGATTATAAAATTTGCGGAGGATATTAAATTGGCAGAAGGCCTGATAAGAATTGTTTTAGACATATTAAAACCCCATGACCCGATTTTACCCCACTTCGCCACATTCTTGAGTAAATTAAGAGGTGTGGAAGGGGTGAATATTACCCTGATGGAAATTGACAAGGAAACTGAAAACATCAAGGTTACCATGCAGGGTAATGACCTGGACTTCGACGAGATCACCCGTGCCATAGAGGAGTACGGTGGATCCATTCACAGTGTGGATGAAGTAGTGGCCGGACGGACCATGGTAGAAGAAGTTACTACTCCGCAGGATTAGATAACATGCCCCGCAAAATGAAAATTTCTCCAAGATCAATATTGGAAGAATTTTCATCTGAAGAAGATATATCTAAGGCTCTACCGTTAGATATTTCTACTTCCCACCTGGCTGATGCCCTGAAGAATTTAACAGGATCAGCCCATGTAGTTCCGGGAGTAAAATCCATAAAAAATGGGTTTAGTATTTGGGGGGAAGTGGTGACTGCTCACACCAGTTCCAATGATTGGGGAACCGTTTTAAAGGCCATAGACCTGGCAGATGCAGACAATATACTATTTTTAAAATCTGAAAATGACCAAAAGGCGATATGGGGTGAATTAACTTCCAAAGCAGCTCAGAATAAAAAAATTAAAGGCACCATAGTCTTTGGAGCTGTTAGGGATGTTTCTGCAGTTAGATCTATGAATTATCCCGTTTTTTCACGAGCAATAGTTCCCAATGCCGGCGCCCCTCTTAATGAAGGCGAAGTAAACATTCCACTACAACTTGAAGATTTAACGGTGTACCCTGGAGATTTTGTAATGGCCGATGATGGTGGTGTGGTTGTGGTTCCCCAGGATATGCTTCTTGAAACCTTGAAAGAATCGCTGAAAATTAAAGATACCGAAGAAGAAATTTTAATACTCCTCAACCAGGGTCAGTCTCTTTCTAATATCTTAGATATTTAGAATCGGGGTTTTAAATGAGTGACACTTTTGAATCCATACGTAAACACAAATGGAAAATAATTTTTACATTTGCTCTATCTTTCTTTCTCATATTCACCATTTCATTCCTGATAGGAATTGATGACGTCATCATCGCCCTTGAAAAGGCCAGTTGGGAATATATTTTGATAAGTTTCGTTTTAGAAGCTTTAATAATACTTATCTGGACCCTGAGGTGGAAAATCATCCTGGACGTGGTGGACCAAGCCCCTAAATTCAGTACTATTTTAGCTATGCTCTTTGCCAGTTTGTTTGGGAATAATATTACTCCCAGTGCAGCTGGAGGAGAACCTTTACGAGCCTATCTCCTGCGGGAAGTGGAGGGGATGCCCTTTGAGATAGGATTCGCATCTTCTACTGCTGATCGGGTGTTTGAGTTTTTACCCTTTGTATTGATATCCATAATATCGGCGGTTTCTGTTCTGAGTTGGAACTTACCACTTTTTACCAAATTCATTGTGACATTAATGATAATATTCTCCCTGATACTCTTTGGAATTCTCATATATGCGGGTTTAAACCGAAAGGTCACCCAGAGAATTGTTATCCGCCTGGCCAGGTCAGTTTATCCATTTTTTGTACGATTGGCCAAAAATCCCCTGACCTTTGGAGAAGTTGCTGAAAAACTGGTTTTCTATATCAGTCGTTTTTCCAGTGGTTTTAAAACCGCCCTTAAAGACAGGAAGGTTTTTATTATTGGATTTATTCTTTCTTTCTTTATGTGGGGCCTCGATATGTTGCGAATGTATGTTTGTTTCGCTTCTTTAGAAGTTTATCCCCCCATATCTCCTTTAATAATTATTTACACCATTGGAATTCTCATTTCACTTCTTCCACTTCTTCCAGGTGCCTGGGGAATAAGAGAAGTGACTCTGATAGGCCTGTTTGCCGTGGCAGGAATCTCTGCAGATATAGTTATGGCGGCCAGTCTGATCGACCGTTTGGGCAGTTACATCCTTCCCACCATTATTGGTGCCTTAACTGCCTTTTACTACGGGAAAAAAGTAAAAAACATGGGGCGGAGGCCCTCATCTTCAGAGGCATGAGTTGCTACCCCAGACCACTTGTTATTAAAAGTATCGAAACATTTATATAGTAGTTCCCAGAAATAATGGTATATAAACATTTCGGTTTAATTGAATGAAGAAGCTAGGAAACATACTTCAAATCTCCAACCGGGGTCGAATTATATTAAGATCTGCACAAACACCCGCTTTTGGTCTGCCTGTTTTTACTAGAGAAGAAAAAAAATTGGGGCATGTGCACGACATATTCGGACCCACCAAGGACCCTTATATCTCAGTTAAGGTTCATGCTAAAAATTCTAAAAATCTTGATAACAGAGTTGGAGAGACCCTATATATACCCAGCTACTCCAAAAAAGCCAGCAAGAAATGGGGGCGAAAAAAACGAAGCAAGAAGTAATGGAAAAGGATCCCGAAAAAGACGAATTAAAGACCGAAATTTCGGGAAAAGAACAGATGAAACAGGACATGTCTGAAATTGAAAATGCTGAAACCAAATGTCCTGAATGTGAATCTACAAAACTTATTAACGACCACGAACGGGGAGAGATCGTTTGTGGTAGTTGTGGACTGGTAATTGATGACAACCTGGTGGACATGGGCCCGGAGTGGAGGGCCTTCGACCATGAACAACGTGATAAAAGAACCAGGGTAGGAGCACCCCTTACCTACACCATCCACGATAAAGGGTTAAGTACCATGATCGACTGGAGAAACAAAGACATCTACGGTCGAGACATCCCTGCCCGTAACCGTGCTCAATGGTACCGTCTCCGGAAATGGCAGAGAAAAATCAGAATCTCCGGAGCCACCGAACGTAACCTGGCCTTTGCCCTATCAGAACTGGACCGTGACTCATCCAGACTGGGGCTACCCCGAAGCGTCCGAGAAGCTGCTTCTGTTGTATATCGTAACGCTGTGGAAAATAAACTCATCAGAGGTAGAAGTATCGAGGGCGTGGTAGCTGCATCCTTATATGCTGCCTGCCGTCGCTGTAACGTTCCTCGAACCTTGGATGAGATTGCAGAGGTATCCAGGGTTAGTAAAAAAGAAGTTGGTAGAACCTACCGTTTCCTGACCCGAGAACTGAACATAAAACTACCACCCACCTCCCCAGTGGACTATGTTCCCAGATTCGCCAGTGAACTGAACCTTTCTGGAGAAGTCCAATCTAAGGCCATAGAAATTATAGAAAAGGCCATGGAAAAAGGTCTGACCTCCGGTAGAGGACCTACAGGTGTGGCCGCAGCAGCCCTGTACATCGCATCGGTGCTCCTGGGTGAGAGAAAAACCCAGCGCGATGTGGCAGATATCGCCGGGGTAACCGAAGTTACCATCCGTAACCGGTACAAGGAACTAACCGAACAGTTAGACATGGGTGTGACACTATAGTCACTCCTTTCTTATTTTATTTAGCTTAAATTAATTTTACAATTTTATTGAACATATTTTAAAGTCCATCTAAAATATTTAATCTTTCTAACTCTTTTTTCAGCACCTTATGGAGACTTTCAGCCCCAATTATCTCTTCAGAACCTATTTCCCACTTTGATGGATGCAAAATGAAAGGTCGTGACTGTTCCCCACCCATACCCCCATGGCTGCCCACTAACTCCTCAAAGGCAGCTACTTCGCCGGTCTCAACGTAGTAGGTGCTGTTAACCAGAAGGTCAGGGGTATACTGGAATGTGTTAGTGCGGATGAGATGTTGCGCTGCAGTGCTGCCAAATGGTTTCAATGGGTCTTCTCCTTCTAATGAACCGTCACTCAGGTAATTTACTCCATTGTAACCAATGGCCATTGGCCCGTTTTCCTCAGATTGAACCATTATAAATCCCACCCCTTCATGCCGGGCTAAACCCGGTATTAGATCCGGGTAGAGGGTTTTAATCTGTTCAAAACTCAATCTCTTTTCATGTTCGGTTAAATAAATAAGACCCAGATTTCCGGAAGCCAGCACAATTACCTGAGCATCTTCTGATTTTAAATCTTCCTTTGAAGGAGTAGGGGCCATTTTGTGACGTTTTAAATATTCCATGACCCTTCCTTTAACCACCGGGGATTCATCAATCTCCTTAACAGCTTGGTTAAAGATAGATTTACCCTGGTAAGTGACTGAATTCTTTTTAGCCCTTAAATATTGTTTTCCATCCTGGAAAGGCCCCTGTATGGCTTGACCAAAGTGGTCTTCGTTGGAGGATAATTCGCTGTAGATGCGGGTTTCTGGAGGCATTAACTCCTGTACCAGTTCTTCTAATGTTTTTCCATAGCGTTGTCGGAAAGTGGATCCATTGGTCTGGCCGTGGTCAGACTGAACCACCAAGTAGTAGGGGCGGGGAGCATATTTTTTGGCCTGCTCCAAACGGCGGAACTGTTTATCCAGCTTACTGAGGGCATAAAAGGAGTCCCAATCCCTGGTTCCGGAGTGGTGAGCTATTTCATCATATCCCAAGTAGGTCACGTAGCCCACATCTATTTTTCCCTCTAAGATATCTCCTATTAAAATAGCAGTGGTTACTTCTCGTAAGAAAATGTTGGCTCCCGCCCTTACTAAGGGGTAGGTGAAACCACGCCTGATTCTGGGCTGGATATTCTTAGCCCAGTGCAGGATCTGGGAGGTGAAGTCCAAAAGAACATCCCATAAGAACAGGGCCAAAATCCGGGCAAAGTTGGAGGGGTTAGAATATACATAGTACCATGCTCTGCTGTAGAACCTTTTAAGGTCCTTTAGTTGGCTGTAGGTGAATACCACATCTTTTGCATCCCCTGAAAATAGATTGGAGCGACTAGCGCCCCGGCAGAAGAGAAGACCTTTGCCATTGGAAATGCGTCCTTCTATCTCCGGTGCATCAGACAACCCGGTGGAAACCATTATCCTGTTATTGTTATTTTTCTCAACCCAGCGGAAGGCAGGTATATCCTGGTTATTCCCGTGAAGAATACCGGCCTGGCTGGCTCCGGTCTGGCTGGAGAGGTCAGTTTCCCAGGGAGTGATTATATGGCTCCCCGTATCTAACCAGCTTTTCAACGTAGGCATATTCCCCTTTTTCAGAGCATCCTTCAATATGGTCTCGGCCAGGCCATCTATCTCCAAAAAAATAACGCCGGGTTTATTGTGTTTTGATTTCTCTCCCTTTTTGACAT encodes:
- a CDS encoding H/ACA ribonucleoprotein complex subunit GAR1; translated protein: MKKLGNILQISNRGRIILRSAQTPAFGLPVFTREEKKLGHVHDIFGPTKDPYISVKVHAKNSKNLDNRVGETLYIPSYSKKASKKWGRKKRSKK
- a CDS encoding RraA family protein; translated protein: MPRKMKISPRSILEEFSSEEDISKALPLDISTSHLADALKNLTGSAHVVPGVKSIKNGFSIWGEVVTAHTSSNDWGTVLKAIDLADADNILFLKSENDQKAIWGELTSKAAQNKKIKGTIVFGAVRDVSAVRSMNYPVFSRAIVPNAGAPLNEGEVNIPLQLEDLTVYPGDFVMADDGGVVVVPQDMLLETLKESLKIKDTEEEILILLNQGQSLSNILDI
- a CDS encoding UPF0104 family protein; protein product: MSDTFESIRKHKWKIIFTFALSFFLIFTISFLIGIDDVIIALEKASWEYILISFVLEALIILIWTLRWKIILDVVDQAPKFSTILAMLFASLFGNNITPSAAGGEPLRAYLLREVEGMPFEIGFASSTADRVFEFLPFVLISIISAVSVLSWNLPLFTKFIVTLMIIFSLILFGILIYAGLNRKVTQRIVIRLARSVYPFFVRLAKNPLTFGEVAEKLVFYISRFSSGFKTALKDRKVFIIGFILSFFMWGLDMLRMYVCFASLEVYPPISPLIIIYTIGILISLLPLLPGAWGIREVTLIGLFAVAGISADIVMAASLIDRLGSYILPTIIGALTAFYYGKKVKNMGRRPSSSEA
- a CDS encoding cysteine peptidase family C39 domain-containing protein, which encodes MRIDKNNITDAETRIRNFIKENNREPNTVRLRDMDTNKDVNIPIRQVNGLFFNIYTFWLKQGRYPNYATLNIEKSEPTIQNFQDNAYNCCPTSLSMASTKLFKPVTEAEAARVLGTTRNGTSPANLIANAPKLGFRVVAMNRAPANVAAALGEYKAVLCHYQTGPADCSGFINDYGHYCLIKSVSSGKYTILDPTKGQYQCSTGVMDQATNGRDLKYYAVSVI
- a CDS encoding type II toxin-antitoxin system PemK/MazF family toxin — translated: MTWNRGEVWCVNLTPSAGREMYDPHPAVVVSADAFNLFAYRIIVPITTWKQEFKGKSFFVKINANSRNGLDHGSAANVLQVRSVDASERFINRLGTLTDPQMDKIEEALCIIMDLPFNP
- a CDS encoding DUF211 domain-containing protein, yielding MAEGLIRIVLDILKPHDPILPHFATFLSKLRGVEGVNITLMEIDKETENIKVTMQGNDLDFDEITRAIEEYGGSIHSVDEVVAGRTMVEEVTTPQD
- a CDS encoding phage holin family protein; this translates as MVGEYNQKYKPPRFYWVGRTLTIWIGGFLGFIIIDALSLGLKFDNWQTALMAAGTVGLLNALFWPILSRILLPFMVFTVGFGALLLNALLLWVAGDILMGFSIEGLALILTPITMAACTALLSAALTIDDDATYYRSVIRKDVKKGEKSKHNKPGVIFLEIDGLAETILKDALKKGNMPTLKSWLDTGSHIITPWETDLSSQTGASQAGILHGNNQDIPAFRWVEKNNNNRIMVSTGLSDAPEIEGRISNGKGLLFCRGASRSNLFSGDAKDVVFTYSQLKDLKRFYSRAWYYVYSNPSNFARILALFLWDVLLDFTSQILHWAKNIQPRIRRGFTYPLVRAGANIFLREVTTAILIGDILEGKIDVGYVTYLGYDEIAHHSGTRDWDSFYALSKLDKQFRRLEQAKKYAPRPYYLVVQSDHGQTNGSTFRQRYGKTLEELVQELMPPETRIYSELSSNEDHFGQAIQGPFQDGKQYLRAKKNSVTYQGKSIFNQAVKEIDESPVVKGRVMEYLKRHKMAPTPSKEDLKSEDAQVIVLASGNLGLIYLTEHEKRLSFEQIKTLYPDLIPGLARHEGVGFIMVQSEENGPMAIGYNGVNYLSDGSLEGEDPLKPFGSTAAQHLIRTNTFQYTPDLLVNSTYYVETGEVAAFEELVGSHGGMGGEQSRPFILHPSKWEIGSEEIIGAESLHKVLKKELERLNILDGL
- a CDS encoding transcription initiation factor IIB, translated to MKQDMSEIENAETKCPECESTKLINDHERGEIVCGSCGLVIDDNLVDMGPEWRAFDHEQRDKRTRVGAPLTYTIHDKGLSTMIDWRNKDIYGRDIPARNRAQWYRLRKWQRKIRISGATERNLAFALSELDRDSSRLGLPRSVREAASVVYRNAVENKLIRGRSIEGVVAASLYAACRRCNVPRTLDEIAEVSRVSKKEVGRTYRFLTRELNIKLPPTSPVDYVPRFASELNLSGEVQSKAIEIIEKAMEKGLTSGRGPTGVAAAALYIASVLLGERKTQRDVADIAGVTEVTIRNRYKELTEQLDMGVTL